The following nucleotide sequence is from Apium graveolens cultivar Ventura chromosome 4, ASM990537v1, whole genome shotgun sequence.
GCGGTAGCCTACAgaaacaaaattatttaaaaaaaattccatTTTCCAGCCTAAATATTTAGAAGTTAGCTCAAAATAAATTAAGTCCAGCCCAATTTCTATTTTATGGAAACCATTCGATCTACGGGGTGAACATTGTTAAGAAATATAAAATCAATCCTTGAAGTTAATTTTCAAGCAAGCAAAAGAAGATCAGTAACTTAGAAGTACAACTAAAACAAGATGAGTTTATCTTAACTCAATGTGTTTTCATTGTTACTTTAGTACTGCTACTTTGGTACTTCTAGCCTAGCTTATGCAGTGAAGTCGGGGAAAAAATCAAGAAGCTAGCTTAGataaaaaaaaataatcaaaGTTAAAATTTATTTTCTGACTCCACCCTAGTTAATCAGGAAAAGCAAAGCATGTTAATATTCAACGCATTTGGACTACCAAATTTAGCACACCGCAGTTCTTGTTTTATTTCCATATTTGTAACAACTATGTACCCTTCTTTTAATCTCACTGAATTTGACTAATCCAATACTTTTTTTCAAAATGATACAATGAATATGGCCCCGCCATAAAAATCTCAACAAAAATCCAATATGCGTGGGAAATTAAAAGTCTTTTTGTATGAACCcaaaataaaattgaaaataaataaatgtcCGCCACAATTTCAACCACGTTTCAAAACTAACGTCCGCTATTGTTAGACGCATTTCTCAGAAATGTCCTCAACTATCACGTGCTCTTTTTTATTCGCGCCCCCATTTTTTCACCACTCACGACTACTTGTAATATTACTATTATTTTAGTATTGTGGTTTCACAACCGCCTATATAAACGACCACACTTCATTACATAGTTATTATTCTAGTTGTTTGTTCTTCCAAACTTAACTACTTCAACTTCAAGCTCTACAAGAAGAATATACATACACAGACAATAAATATATACACAAGGTTTTGTTACAAATGGAGTGGATTCGTGGAGAAAGAATCGGGCATGGAAGCTTTGGCACGGTGGATATTGCGAGAATGCGAAATTTCGATAATTGTTCGGTGATGGCGGTTAAATCTTGTGCTTATTCGCATTCATCTTCGCTTGCTAATGAGAAGGAAATATTGGATGTGTTAAAAGATTGTCCGCAGATTATTCAGAGTTTTGGTGATTGTTATAGTTTTGAAAATAATGAAAAATTGTACAATGTGTTGTTGGAATATGCTACTGGTGGTGATTTGGGTGACAAGGTCAAGAATTCGAGTTCTGGTAAATTGTCGGAATTTGAGGTACAAAGATGTACTAAATCGATTTTACAAGGGATTTATTCGATTCATGAAAATGGATTTGTTCATTGTGATATTAAACTTCAGAATGTTCTTCTGTTTTCGTCGAAATTTGGCGGGAATAATTCGATCAAAATCGCGGATTTCGGGTTGGCGAAAAGGGCGAGAAAGTTGAATTCAGGGTGCGAATTACGAGGTACGCCAATGTATATGTCGCCGGAAATGGTGGCCGGAGGTGAGCAAGAGGCGCCGGCCGATATTTGGGCACTTGGGTGTATGGTGGTGGAGATGTTGACAGGCGCTCCGGCGTGGAAGTGCCGGAGAGAGACGGATTTCGGTGGTTTGTTTATGAGAATCGGAGTTGGTGAAGAAGTACCGGAGATTCCTAAAGAATTGTCAGAAGACGGAAAAGATTTTCTAGGAAAATGTTTCGTAAAAGATCCGCGATCAAGATGGACGGCTGAGATGCTTCTACGTCATCCATTTTTAGCTAATGATGATTTAAATTGCCAAGTTACTTCAACTTCTCCTAGGAGTGCGTTTGATTTTCCAGATTGGGTATCCGAACAATCATCTCAAATGACGGTTTT
It contains:
- the LOC141719225 gene encoding mitogen-activated protein kinase kinase kinase 20-like, whose product is MEWIRGERIGHGSFGTVDIARMRNFDNCSVMAVKSCAYSHSSSLANEKEILDVLKDCPQIIQSFGDCYSFENNEKLYNVLLEYATGGDLGDKVKNSSSGKLSEFEVQRCTKSILQGIYSIHENGFVHCDIKLQNVLLFSSKFGGNNSIKIADFGLAKRARKLNSGCELRGTPMYMSPEMVAGGEQEAPADIWALGCMVVEMLTGAPAWKCRRETDFGGLFMRIGVGEEVPEIPKELSEDGKDFLGKCFVKDPRSRWTAEMLLRHPFLANDDLNCQVTSTSPRSAFDFPDWVSEQSSQMTVLPSPECSSKHGSFDEFDNFESFSTWPAIRLNELVTDQKTPNWSVFDSWVTVRS